One Thalassotalea hakodatensis DNA segment encodes these proteins:
- the plsX gene encoding phosphate acyltransferase PlsX — MSDLTIAIDVMGGDQGPLVTLPAAMLAIEKSADLKLILCGDNTLISNFLQQHQLEDHPRLSIKHTTDVVTMDEKPSSALRTKKDSSMRKAIDFVHSGQAHACVSAGNTGALFSIAHFVLKTLPTVERPALISALPTHHDDKHVFMLDLGANVFCDSSVLYQFGVMGTVMAEQVEAINKPRVALLNMGVEEIKGSDHIKMAATLLSENPDINYIGFIEGNDIFNNKADVIVCDGFVGNVALKTCEGVARLVYQKLKSVLSQHIFARLLGRFFAPTLKKIFKALNPDQYNGASLIGLRGIVIKSHGNAGVTAFTNAIFEAMKEVERQVPEKITKKLEHGITNTHLS; from the coding sequence TTGAGCGATTTAACCATCGCCATCGATGTTATGGGGGGCGATCAAGGCCCCCTTGTAACATTGCCAGCCGCAATGCTTGCCATAGAAAAATCTGCTGATCTTAAGTTGATTTTATGTGGTGACAACACACTTATTTCAAATTTTCTTCAACAGCATCAGCTAGAAGACCATCCTCGATTATCCATTAAACACACAACTGATGTGGTGACAATGGACGAAAAACCAAGTTCAGCATTACGAACCAAAAAAGATTCATCAATGCGTAAAGCGATTGATTTTGTGCATTCCGGTCAAGCTCATGCTTGTGTTAGTGCAGGCAATACAGGTGCATTGTTTTCAATAGCACATTTTGTGTTAAAAACACTACCTACTGTTGAGCGACCAGCACTTATTTCAGCGTTACCTACACACCACGATGATAAACATGTTTTTATGCTTGATCTTGGTGCTAATGTTTTTTGTGATTCATCGGTTTTATACCAGTTTGGCGTTATGGGCACGGTAATGGCAGAGCAAGTTGAAGCGATTAATAAGCCAAGGGTTGCTTTATTAAACATGGGCGTTGAAGAAATTAAAGGTAGCGATCATATTAAAATGGCCGCAACCTTATTAAGTGAGAACCCTGATATTAACTATATAGGCTTTATTGAAGGCAATGATATTTTTAATAACAAAGCTGATGTTATCGTTTGTGATGGCTTTGTTGGAAATGTGGCCCTAAAAACGTGTGAAGGCGTTGCTCGTTTGGTGTATCAAAAACTAAAAAGTGTGTTATCGCAACATATTTTTGCACGATTACTCGGTCGATTTTTCGCTCCAACCTTAAAAAAAATCTTTAAAGCCCTGAACCCCGACCAGTATAACGGCGCAAGTTTGATAGGATTGCGCGGCATTGTGATTAAAAGTCATGGCAATGCTGGTGTAACTGCGTTTACCAATGCAATTTTTGAAGCAATGAAAGAAGTTGAACGTCAAGTTCCTGAAAAAATAACGAAAAAACTTGAACATGGTATAACGAATACCCATTTATCATAA
- the pabC gene encoding aminodeoxychorismate lyase: MLYCSLNGIRTEDISITDRGLAYGDGVFTTAKIVDGTILLLMEHIERLKESCARIALSDIDWHALKAELVKQSTAFPLAVLKVMITAGTGGRGYSRIGVSKPNVIVMVHEFPKHYIDWQQAGVSIGIAKTRLGINPNLAGIKHLNRLEQVLIRKELDESQWQDLIVTDVQNNIVETSCANVFWIKNNDVFTPELGSSGVSGLLRNQTIRQLSEIKLIKEPLDSLVDIDAMIICNSVMGYVPVKNFNGHTLSLSVASRFIGKLVCNS, encoded by the coding sequence ATGTTGTATTGTTCACTTAATGGTATTCGTACTGAAGACATTTCTATCACAGATCGAGGTTTAGCATACGGTGATGGGGTGTTTACTACGGCAAAAATTGTTGATGGTACAATCCTATTATTGATGGAGCATATTGAACGTCTAAAAGAAAGCTGCGCTCGCATTGCGTTATCGGATATTGACTGGCATGCATTAAAAGCTGAGCTTGTTAAACAATCAACAGCTTTTCCTCTAGCGGTATTAAAAGTTATGATCACTGCAGGAACAGGCGGCAGGGGATATTCTCGAATTGGCGTATCAAAGCCGAATGTGATTGTGATGGTTCATGAATTTCCAAAACATTATATCGACTGGCAACAGGCAGGCGTTAGCATAGGCATTGCAAAGACTCGATTAGGTATAAACCCCAACTTAGCAGGTATTAAACATTTAAACCGGTTGGAACAAGTGCTGATCAGAAAGGAACTTGATGAAAGTCAGTGGCAAGATTTAATCGTAACTGATGTGCAAAATAATATAGTAGAAACAAGCTGTGCAAATGTGTTTTGGATAAAAAATAACGATGTTTTTACGCCTGAACTTGGTAGTTCAGGCGTTTCTGGGTTATTGAGAAATCAAACAATAAGACAACTTTCTGAGATAAAGTTAATTAAAGAGCCGTTAGATTCTCTGGTAGATATTGATGCAATGATTATTTGTAATAGTGTGATGGGGTATGTGCCAGTTAAAAACTTTAATGGGCATACATTGTCATTGTCAGTGGCTTCTCGTTTTATTGGAAAGTTAGTATGCAATTCGTAA
- the fabG gene encoding 3-oxoacyl-ACP reductase FabG, whose product MFSLEGQVALVTGASRGIGKAIAEQLKALGATVVGTATSEHGAEKISEYLGAGQGLVLNVTDDESISSMFETIKQEFGVIDILVNNAGITRDNLFMRMKDDEWNDIIDTNLSSVFKISKAVMRPMMKKRFGRIINIGSVVGTMGNAGQVNYATAKAGLIGFTKSLAREVASRGITVNTVSPGFIDTDMTQTLTDEQKEGIFSQVPANRLGKPEEIAKSVAFLASDAAGYITGETLHVNGGMYMV is encoded by the coding sequence ATGTTTTCGTTAGAAGGTCAAGTTGCATTAGTGACAGGCGCTAGTCGTGGTATTGGTAAAGCTATTGCAGAACAACTTAAAGCATTAGGCGCAACCGTAGTAGGTACTGCAACGTCTGAACATGGTGCTGAAAAAATCAGCGAATATTTAGGTGCCGGTCAAGGTTTAGTCTTAAATGTTACTGATGATGAATCAATTAGCTCAATGTTTGAAACGATTAAACAAGAGTTTGGCGTTATTGATATTTTAGTGAATAATGCAGGTATTACGCGTGATAACTTATTTATGCGTATGAAAGACGATGAGTGGAATGATATCATCGATACGAACTTATCATCGGTATTTAAAATTAGTAAAGCCGTTATGCGCCCTATGATGAAGAAGCGCTTTGGTCGTATTATTAACATTGGTTCAGTTGTTGGAACAATGGGTAATGCAGGTCAAGTTAATTACGCTACAGCGAAAGCCGGCTTAATTGGCTTTACGAAATCGTTAGCAAGAGAAGTTGCATCACGTGGTATCACGGTTAATACTGTCTCTCCAGGTTTTATCGATACTGATATGACACAGACGCTAACAGACGAACAAAAGGAAGGTATTTTTTCACAAGTACCTGCAAATCGTTTAGGTAAGCCAGAAGAAATAGCAAAATCTGTTGCATTTTTAGCCTCTGATGCTGCAGGATACATAACAGGTGAAACATTACATGTTAATGGCGGCATGTACATGGTTTAA
- a CDS encoding DUF418 domain-containing protein — MLLTAKDRVHSTKQRIGALDTMRGFALCGIIFANLVSFTGFYSLNFNEIQALPWWDRGVLFVIDFLIEGKFYSVFATLLGAGFALQYAKLKRQNKNFTAFWLKRMLVLFVMGISHMYLIWHGDILTLYSLLGVCLLYFKDIDDTRLCRWIIVLLCAPLLMHLLLSLTSQLNGWNALTETVYNLRKSLGYQEVSLLSLRTAQEAKDVFWGNIFSAIPRPMAYLKTGRPFQVLGQFLLGVYLARLYLRGQVHVPSKDNIIKLFVVGAGFSFIYAYIKAITGSPFSTDLLGLFQGLVYQVGCIMMALAYMALLYRLSHNGVNFSGLSQLGRMALTMYLMQTTVCVFLFYGYGFAWMGKVPFYSIIVFGTCIISIQLLFARFWLKKYQLGPLEYVWRRFT, encoded by the coding sequence ATGCTGTTAACTGCTAAAGATAGAGTTCACTCGACTAAACAGCGTATTGGTGCGCTAGATACCATGCGCGGCTTTGCATTATGTGGAATTATTTTTGCTAATTTGGTCAGCTTTACTGGTTTTTATTCACTTAACTTCAATGAAATTCAAGCATTACCATGGTGGGATCGCGGGGTTTTGTTTGTTATTGATTTTTTAATTGAAGGTAAATTTTATAGTGTTTTTGCCACATTACTTGGTGCTGGTTTTGCTCTTCAATACGCTAAATTGAAACGACAAAATAAAAATTTTACCGCCTTTTGGTTAAAACGAATGTTGGTTTTATTTGTCATGGGCATAAGCCATATGTATTTAATATGGCATGGTGATATTTTAACCCTATATAGTTTATTAGGTGTTTGTTTGTTGTATTTTAAGGATATCGACGATACGCGTTTATGCCGCTGGATTATTGTATTGTTGTGTGCACCACTTTTGATGCATCTATTATTATCGTTAACTTCACAATTAAATGGTTGGAATGCATTAACAGAAACTGTTTATAATTTGAGAAAAAGCTTAGGTTATCAAGAAGTCAGTTTGTTATCTTTACGCACTGCTCAAGAAGCGAAGGATGTTTTTTGGGGCAATATCTTTAGTGCCATTCCACGTCCTATGGCATATTTAAAAACGGGCCGGCCGTTTCAGGTGTTAGGGCAATTTTTACTTGGCGTATATTTAGCTCGCTTATATTTACGTGGACAAGTTCATGTGCCATCGAAGGATAACATTATAAAGTTATTTGTTGTTGGAGCAGGGTTTAGTTTTATTTATGCTTATATTAAAGCAATAACGGGCAGCCCATTTTCTACGGATTTGCTCGGTTTATTTCAAGGCTTAGTTTATCAGGTGGGTTGTATAATGATGGCGCTTGCTTATATGGCATTGCTTTATCGTTTATCGCATAACGGTGTTAACTTTTCAGGCTTATCGCAGCTTGGCCGTATGGCACTAACCATGTATTTGATGCAAACCACAGTTTGTGTTTTCTTATTTTATGGTTATGGTTTTGCGTGGATGGGGAAAGTGCCTTTTTATTCTATTATTGTTTTTGGCACTTGCATCATATCAATACAACTTCTATTTGCTCGCTTTTGGTTAAAGAAGTATCAACTTGGTCCATTAGAGTATGTTTGGCGACGATTTACTTAG
- the fabF gene encoding beta-ketoacyl-ACP synthase II, which produces MRRVVVTGFGMLSPLGNDAQTTWQHLLAGKSGIDTIEHFDTSSFPTKFAGLVKGFNAEDYGITKKDSRKMDIFIQYGLAAGIQAMDHSGLTVTEQNAHRIGVAVGSGIGGLSLIEENHSKYLQGGVRKLSPFFCPSTILNMAAGNLSIRLGLKGPNISIVTACTSGVHNIGHAVRMIAHGDADAMIAGGTEKASTELGIGGFCSARALSTRNDDPQSASRPWDKDRDGFVLSDGAGMVVVEEYEHAKARGATMYAEVVGFGMSGDAYHMTSPPADGAGAALAMTNALRDAGVTPEKIGYINAHGTSTPAGDIAEINAVKAIFGEHAYKTMVGSTKSMTGHLLGAAGAVETIFTAQSLFEQKVAPTINLENPDDGCDLDYIRDTARDVSLEYALCNSFGFGGTNGSLVLKRI; this is translated from the coding sequence ATGCGTCGTGTTGTAGTAACCGGTTTTGGTATGCTTTCCCCACTTGGTAATGATGCTCAAACAACTTGGCAACATTTACTTGCGGGTAAAAGTGGCATAGATACCATCGAACATTTTGATACTAGCAGCTTTCCCACTAAATTTGCCGGATTAGTAAAGGGCTTTAATGCTGAAGATTATGGTATTACAAAAAAAGATAGCCGCAAAATGGACATATTCATTCAATATGGTCTTGCAGCTGGCATCCAAGCCATGGATCACTCAGGCTTAACCGTTACAGAACAAAACGCTCACCGCATTGGTGTGGCTGTTGGTTCTGGTATCGGTGGATTAAGCCTTATCGAAGAAAACCATAGCAAGTATTTACAAGGTGGTGTAAGAAAGCTTTCACCATTTTTCTGTCCTTCTACTATTTTAAATATGGCAGCAGGGAACTTATCTATTCGTTTAGGCTTGAAAGGGCCAAATATATCTATTGTAACCGCCTGTACTTCTGGTGTTCATAATATTGGCCACGCTGTGCGTATGATCGCACATGGCGATGCTGATGCAATGATAGCTGGTGGTACTGAAAAAGCATCTACTGAACTTGGTATCGGTGGCTTTTGTTCCGCAAGAGCTTTATCAACCCGTAATGATGATCCACAAAGTGCAAGTCGCCCTTGGGATAAAGATCGTGATGGCTTTGTGTTAAGCGATGGTGCTGGCATGGTGGTTGTTGAAGAATACGAACATGCTAAAGCTCGTGGCGCTACAATGTATGCAGAAGTTGTTGGTTTTGGTATGAGTGGTGATGCTTATCATATGACGTCACCACCTGCTGATGGTGCCGGTGCGGCTTTAGCTATGACTAATGCCTTGCGAGATGCAGGAGTTACACCTGAAAAAATTGGTTATATTAATGCTCATGGTACTTCTACACCGGCAGGTGATATTGCTGAAATAAATGCTGTAAAAGCAATTTTTGGTGAACATGCCTACAAAACAATGGTTGGTTCAACTAAATCAATGACCGGACATTTATTAGGTGCAGCTGGTGCTGTTGAAACAATTTTTACAGCTCAGTCTCTATTTGAGCAAAAAGTAGCACCAACAATTAATCTTGAGAACCCTGATGACGGTTGTGATCTTGATTACATTCGAGATACCGCACGAGACGTATCACTTGAATATGCACTATGTAATTCATTTGGCTTTGGCGGCACTAATGGTTCATTAGTATTGAAAAGAATTTAG
- the mltG gene encoding endolytic transglycosylase MltG, whose translation MQFVKYLIKSKFINTIFLLILLCVVSIAGLLGMTQYKMERLNPLNQDTMIEIERGMSFNRFAYQLSTLGIVNQTLWLKVYGKLNPSFTQIKAGNYLIRNDQRLKDILLMVSQGQEHQFNITFVEGSTLAQWLVQIAKHPNITKTLDYQETNSLYQQVASALNLDTTHPEGLFFPETYAFTHKTKDIDLLKRAYQQMQIHLNNAWQQKQGNLPYADSYEALIMASIIEKESGQHSEHQIIASVFVNRLQKNMRLQTDPTVIYGLADRYKGNITRKHLREKTQYNTYRINGLPPTPIAMPGKSAIVAALQPAQTDYYYFVSDGKGKHIFSTNLKDHNRAVAKYQLGQ comes from the coding sequence ATGCAATTCGTAAAATATCTCATCAAGAGTAAGTTCATTAACACGATATTTCTGTTGATTTTGCTCTGTGTGGTGAGTATTGCTGGTTTGTTAGGAATGACACAATATAAAATGGAGCGTCTGAACCCGCTTAACCAAGACACCATGATAGAAATAGAGCGAGGTATGAGTTTCAATCGCTTTGCTTACCAATTATCAACGCTAGGGATAGTTAATCAAACTCTTTGGTTAAAAGTTTATGGCAAACTTAATCCTTCATTCACGCAGATAAAAGCAGGCAATTATTTAATACGTAATGACCAACGCTTGAAAGATATATTATTGATGGTCAGCCAAGGACAAGAACATCAATTTAATATCACATTTGTTGAGGGCTCTACACTAGCGCAATGGCTAGTACAAATTGCTAAACATCCCAATATTACAAAAACGCTCGATTACCAAGAAACCAACTCTTTGTATCAACAAGTTGCTTCTGCATTAAATCTTGATACAACTCATCCGGAGGGATTGTTTTTTCCTGAAACTTATGCGTTTACTCATAAAACTAAAGACATTGATTTATTAAAACGTGCTTATCAGCAAATGCAAATTCACTTGAATAATGCTTGGCAACAAAAGCAAGGAAACCTACCATACGCTGACTCTTATGAAGCGTTAATCATGGCTTCAATTATAGAAAAAGAAAGTGGTCAACATTCCGAACATCAAATAATCGCATCGGTGTTCGTTAATCGTTTACAAAAAAACATGCGCTTGCAAACTGACCCTACAGTAATTTATGGCTTAGCTGATCGATACAAAGGCAATATTACTCGCAAACATTTAAGAGAGAAAACCCAATATAATACCTATCGAATAAACGGCTTACCTCCAACACCAATTGCAATGCCAGGTAAATCAGCGATTGTAGCCGCACTGCAACCTGCCCAAACGGATTATTATTATTTTGTTAGTGATGGAAAGGGTAAGCATATCTTTTCAACGAATTTAAAAGATCATAATCGTGCCGTCGCAAAATATCAATTAGGGCAATAA
- the yceD gene encoding 23S rRNA accumulation protein YceD, with protein MQNLKLPITIDPYKSAQRRLVCEGFFESSEMNRLLAACESCSEQIHVNVAFGVDELGLITISGKGSVPATLTCQRCTESLESTLLIDFVFSPVKNQEAADELPSYYDAIELDENGEVNLRELVEDELILAIPLIPRHDQQDCQSPADSVWGKLPEEQEKPNPFDVLKKLK; from the coding sequence ATGCAGAATCTGAAACTTCCGATCACGATAGATCCCTATAAAAGCGCACAACGTCGGTTAGTGTGTGAAGGCTTTTTTGAGTCGTCGGAAATGAATAGATTGTTGGCTGCGTGCGAAAGCTGTAGTGAACAAATACATGTTAATGTTGCATTCGGAGTGGATGAACTGGGTTTGATAACTATATCAGGCAAAGGGTCGGTTCCTGCTACGTTAACATGTCAGCGGTGTACTGAGTCTTTAGAGTCAACATTATTAATTGACTTTGTTTTCAGTCCGGTGAAAAATCAGGAAGCTGCTGACGAATTGCCGTCATATTATGACGCAATAGAATTAGATGAAAATGGTGAAGTGAACCTGCGTGAGTTAGTTGAAGACGAGTTAATCCTTGCGATTCCACTAATTCCTAGGCATGATCAACAAGATTGTCAGTCTCCGGCTGATAGTGTTTGGGGAAAGTTGCCTGAAGAGCAAGAGAAGCCGAACCCATTTGACGTGTTAAAAAAACTTAAATAA
- the rpmF gene encoding 50S ribosomal protein L32, with protein MAVQKSKKSRSRRGMRRSHDALTAENLSVDPVSGETHRRHHVTADGFYKGVKVVAK; from the coding sequence ATGGCAGTTCAAAAGAGCAAGAAGTCTCGTTCAAGACGTGGCATGCGCCGTTCACATGACGCATTAACAGCTGAAAACTTATCAGTAGATCCAGTATCAGGTGAAACACACCGTCGTCATCACGTTACCGCTGATGGCTTTTATAAAGGTGTTAAAGTAGTCGCTAAATAG
- the acpP gene encoding acyl carrier protein, producing MSTIEERVKKITIEQLGVSEDEVKVEASFVDDLGADSLDTVELVMALEEEFDTEIPDEEAEKITTVQAAIDYITSNQ from the coding sequence ATGAGTACTATCGAAGAACGCGTAAAAAAAATTACTATTGAGCAATTAGGTGTGAGCGAAGATGAAGTAAAAGTTGAAGCTTCTTTCGTAGACGACTTAGGTGCTGATTCATTAGATACAGTAGAATTAGTAATGGCGTTAGAAGAAGAATTTGATACTGAGATCCCAGACGAAGAAGCAGAGAAAATTACTACTGTTCAAGCTGCGATCGATTACATCACTTCGAACCAGTAA
- a CDS encoding Maf family protein produces the protein MKKIVLGSTSPFRKEILNKLKIEFICDKPNIDETALPDESAIQLVERLAIEKAQAVAKLHDNALIIGSDQVALCNEKILGKPHTKENAIKQLMSFSGKRVTFYTGLCVLDSDSGQIHAVVEPFHVYFKTLNKADVERYVDAEMPLNCAGSFKSEGLGICLFEKLVGDDPNSLVGLPLIKLIHLFEKHGFHVLQAI, from the coding sequence ATGAAAAAAATAGTGTTAGGGTCAACATCCCCCTTTCGTAAAGAAATTCTTAATAAACTAAAAATAGAATTCATTTGTGATAAGCCTAATATCGACGAAACCGCCCTTCCTGATGAGTCGGCTATTCAGTTAGTGGAGCGACTCGCCATTGAAAAAGCACAAGCAGTAGCCAAGCTACACGATAATGCGCTGATCATTGGCTCTGATCAAGTTGCTCTTTGTAATGAAAAGATACTAGGTAAACCACACACCAAAGAAAATGCTATTAAACAATTAATGAGCTTTAGCGGTAAGCGTGTAACATTCTATACGGGCTTATGTGTACTTGATAGCGATAGTGGGCAGATCCATGCTGTGGTTGAACCTTTCCACGTTTACTTTAAAACATTAAATAAAGCAGATGTGGAGCGCTACGTTGATGCAGAAATGCCACTTAATTGTGCTGGAAGTTTTAAAAGCGAAGGATTAGGTATTTGTTTATTTGAAAAGTTAGTGGGAGATGATCCAAACAGTTTAGTCGGGTTACCGTTGATAAAACTCATACATTTATTTGAAAAACATGGCTTTCATGTACTACAAGCAATTTAA
- the fabD gene encoding ACP S-malonyltransferase, with the protein MQQNLAFIFPGQGSQAVGMLKDFTDNEIVQQTFNEASEALDYNVWQLVNEGPAEKLNQTNHTQPALLTASVALWRLWQSQSNIKPAVLAGHSLGEYSALVCAGVLSLSDAVKLVEKRGEFMQASVPEGIGAMYAIIGLADDKVIEACAQAADGQVVSAVNFNSPGQVVIAGHKEAVERAGILCKEAGAKRALPLPVSVPSHCALMKDAAEQLAEQFKQVTFNTPEISVINNVDVTVESDVEAIKMALIKQLYSPVRWTETVEKLAQDGVDTALEIGPGKVLQGLVKRINKSISCTSMNDNASLEQANNLLQ; encoded by the coding sequence ATGCAACAAAATTTAGCGTTTATTTTCCCCGGACAAGGCTCACAAGCTGTAGGTATGTTAAAAGACTTTACTGATAATGAGATTGTTCAGCAGACCTTTAACGAAGCCTCTGAGGCATTAGATTATAATGTTTGGCAACTTGTTAATGAAGGTCCAGCAGAGAAGTTAAATCAAACTAACCATACACAGCCCGCTTTACTTACTGCAAGTGTTGCCCTTTGGCGTTTATGGCAAAGTCAATCTAACATTAAACCCGCTGTTCTCGCAGGGCATAGTTTAGGTGAATACTCTGCCTTAGTCTGTGCTGGTGTTCTTTCTTTATCAGATGCCGTTAAATTGGTAGAAAAACGAGGTGAATTTATGCAAGCTTCTGTCCCGGAGGGAATTGGAGCAATGTATGCAATTATCGGTTTAGCTGACGATAAAGTGATTGAAGCCTGTGCTCAGGCGGCAGACGGACAGGTAGTGTCTGCAGTGAACTTTAATTCACCTGGCCAAGTCGTCATTGCCGGTCATAAAGAGGCGGTTGAACGTGCAGGTATACTTTGTAAAGAGGCAGGTGCAAAGCGTGCCTTGCCACTACCAGTTAGCGTGCCTTCGCATTGCGCCTTGATGAAAGACGCGGCTGAGCAACTTGCTGAACAGTTTAAACAAGTCACGTTTAATACCCCTGAAATATCAGTCATTAATAATGTAGACGTGACTGTTGAATCAGATGTAGAAGCCATTAAAATGGCGTTAATTAAACAACTATATAGCCCTGTGCGCTGGACTGAAACCGTAGAAAAATTAGCCCAAGATGGTGTAGATACTGCGTTAGAAATAGGGCCAGGTAAAGTTTTACAAGGGTTAGTAAAAAGGATCAATAAATCAATTTCTTGTACTTCAATGAATGACAATGCGTCATTGGAACAAGCAAATAACTTATTACAATAG